The nucleotide sequence aatagaatatatttttggCAGGGGCCACAGAAAGCAACTATTTTAATATGATCCTTTGTGTGTACCTTGGCATTCGTTTAAAGGTACGTTTGCACCTTTTGTATTTATATTAGTATGTATATGACTACAGGGGAGACCTTGTGACTAGTTCCTGCTGTCCCCAGTAAGATTAGTGTTCATGATTATCATCAGATCCTAGTGGTTAGAAAAGATCGTATTTTGTTGACAGGGTCTGAGAAGGATTTGTTTTCAGCTAAGGCAAAAGCCTGCAATGTGAATTCCTTAGGTGTTTAAAACCAGCCTTGGGATTCCCCTAGCTCagccatccacccatccactagATTTCTTTTCTCAGCTTTAACATTTCATGCCCAGAATACAACCCTTGATACCTGCTTGACCcattcttctgtctcctgaagCCTGTGGGCTGGACTCCAGGACCCCAAGGCAGCCAGGTCATTCTGCATCAGGTATGCCACAATCTCTGTCTTATTTGTACCAGGAATGTGACCTCATTCAGGCTATTTGGTCCCACTGGGTCTTCTGCCTAGTAAGTTCTTGTAGCAGTGTAACCAGGTCTAGGGTCAGGCAAGGCATGCTTAGGATTAAGTCTCTTGAGATTCCCCAAGATGGCCTCATCTTCCTGGTCCTGACTAGTAGAGCTACATTATGAAGGGGGCTGGCTGTCCATGTTAGgctgttgcttcttttttttaaaaatatttatttattatgtatacaatattctgtctgtgtgtatgcctgcagaccagaagagggcaccagactccattacagatggttgtgagccaccatgtggttgctgggaatcgaactcaggacctctaggaagagaggcaatgctcttaacctctgagccccagGCTGTTGCTTCTTGTTGTCATAAGAGTCTTCTTTTCAGGCAAAGGAAATGGGGACAGATGATTCTTGCTTATTCCCAGGTAAACAAGGTCCACCACTGATTAGGCTATATAGGCTTACTGTGCTTCTACTTGTTCCTTTCTGTTGCAGGTCCCCATACCTCTTCCGTGGTCGCAGCAGGACAGGTGGAGAAGGAGACAGGTCTCACGCACTTGACTGAGGGCTGCTGGGCCACCCTAAAAGAAGCAGAGGTAATGGTTATGTGGTGACCACAGTGGTGAAGCAGATGTGGGGAGGACCAATCAGAGGCTCCAGGCAGGGAGGACTTCATGAGGAATCTGGAACAAGAAGGATAGATCAGCTATGTTAATTTTCAGGTAGAGTCCTGAGCCCAGTTCTCACCTAGTGTGTGAATGGTTTTCTTGTCTACTGTTTGGGTTTGCTCTTTGTCTCTACCCTTAGAAGCTTAGAAGCTTCTGACAATCTGAAGATGAGTTTCCAGCAGGGCCTGGTAGGGTGAACCTTTGTGTATGCACATCTTAGTAAGTTCACAGTAACTCTGTGGACACTTTCTGTGTAGGATAAATGTTCCTGATGTGGTGTAAAGAAAGCAAATTTATATGACCACATAACTCTTCATTTGCCACATAGAGTTCTGTGTTCAGAGCCTGGTGAAACAAAATGTGGATATGTTGTCTTACTGGGGCTGACATTACACCCCATATCAAAAGATGCTCCAGGAGAATCAAAGGAGAAGATGGGTAAAGAAGAGTCTAGAGTGGAAGATGGCAGATCAACTTGGAGGCCAGCTGAAAGGAAGCTGTGTAGAAAGATGTCAGGGTGTGTGTAGGGCTCTGGCTGCCTTGCTATACAGGACAGAGGTAAGTAGTCACCATCGAGAAAACCTCAAGAGCTTAGACTGTTATCCAAGGCCTTGTTGTAAGAGAATGAGTGAGAGAATGTTTTTAAGTTTGAGGTAGGGAAGGAAACCCAAAGATAAGCAGGTTTTGGaaactggaattttttttaaagtagttgaATTTGATAAGAATCATTAGACAGTAAGTGGTTAAAACACAGGTTTTAAAAAGGCAGGATGAAATGACAAGAAAATGCAGTTAGGGATGAATGATGGCAAGATGGAGCCAGGCAGAGCTCGTACCTGACTCCGATAAAGAAAGCAGGCAGTTGACTCACCCTCAGAGATAAAGAAGTCATAAGAAAATGCTAAGTTGTATTGGGTGGGGGTTGTGGTCTGAGTATTCTCAGTGTAGATAGATGCTGGGGCGAAAAGGAACGGGTGCTGCCATTGTAGATGGTAGGGGTGAGGATGTCCCTGTAGCTGAGGTATTCTTTTTCTCCACTTATTCTTCAAATAGGTCCCAAACTTGATCCTGGATAGATGGGTATGATATTCCATATTGGCCATTAGGCATATATAACATGCCCTTCAACAAagaaattcatttaataaaagGTATAGTGGGCAAAAAcagaagtcaagatacctttagagaATATATACTGGTTTAGTTTAacagtctgtacaatgaaatgtctctttgtacttagttcattcacagtcaaaaaattcaaagaaaacacaatagtatacataatccagactctgtgtattttccatctttacatggcttatttttcttactctattacttttctacaagtttattttgtctgtttaaagaccttgttttatcttttttaaaaacaatttacttctttcataactctctattcttttcttctttctcccaagcctatatttatccaatactgtgacccattaggggtcttttccatctggatttgtctttattgcatatctgtaattattttctgaccagtcacacttttttttgttattttattgatacttattgagctctacatttttctctgctcctgttcctgcctttcccctccccccttcggtcctcccccaaggtccccaagctctcaatttactcaggagatcttgtctttttctactttctatttcccatgtagattagatctatgtaagtctctcttaatgtcctcattgttgtctaggttctctgggattgtggtttataggctggctttctttgctttatgtttaaaagccacctatgagtgagtacatgtgataattgtctttctgtgtctgggttacctcactcaaaatgatgttttctagctccatccatttttcaaaaaattcaagctgtcattattttttttctgctgtgtagtattccactgtgtaaatgtaccacatttttcttattcattcttcattcgaggggcatttaggttgttttcaggttctggctatatgacaaacaaagctgctatgaacactgagcatcctttggatatatacccaatagtagtattactggatcttgaggaaggtggtttcctaattttctgagaaattgcccacactgacattcaaaggggttgtaccagcttgcattcccaccagcaatgcagaagtgttcccttttctccacaacctctccagcataagttgtcatcaatgtttttgatcttggccattttttcaggtgtaagatggaatctcagagttgttttgatttgcatttctctgatgactaaggatgttgaacatttccttaagtgtctttcagccattttagattcctctgttgagagttctctgtttaagtctgtactccattttttttttaaaaattggattatgtgatcttttggtgtccaatttcttgaattctttgaatattttggagatcagacctctctctgatgtggggttagtgaagatcttttcccattctgtaggctgtcgttttgtcttgttgaccatgtcctttgctttacagaagcttttcagtttcaggaggtcccatttattaattgtttctcttagtgtctgtgctgctggggttctatttagaagcgtttccctgtgccaatgcgttcaagtgtactttccattttctcttctataaggttcagtgtggttggctttatgttgaggtctttgatccaaaATTTgtacttaagttttgtgcatggtgatagatatgggtctgttttcatttttctacatgttgatatccaattatgccagcaccatttgttaaatatgctttcttttttccatttgatattttttgcttctttatcaaagatcaggtgttcgaagatgtgtggattgatatctgggtcttctattcagttccattggtcctcctgtctgttcttacgccaataccaggctgttttcagtactgtatctctatagcagagtttgaagtcagggattttgatgcctccagaagttcttttattgtacaggattgttttggctatcctgaattttttgcttttccatatgaagttgagtactgttctttcgaggtctgtgaagaattttgctgggattttgatggggattgcattgaatctgtcaGAAGcacttaaaatgctaagcattcTTACtaagactaaggctgctttgcttttggCTCCACCTAGTCCAACATGGCGGGGAGGACGTCTGTTGAGTACAAGCCATGCTCATAGCCCCAGATTTTAGGCACACAGCTGGTCTGTGctgccattaagcagtttgtaacatgctgttcagaaaccccaattaaatgcttggcctcctgaaagagctagagttcacactggcagcacggCCCAGGAAGCTGCCTTCTCGAAACCGGGTAGGCTGCTGCTGAATCAtaaagacctctcttaaaggaatcatgtCTCTGCTtgcaagcagagcccacccaagaaaatgctgtttTAGCCATGTTTaacttttgtgtctaggattacttccccaagctctctcaggttttatgtggatgcagttgtccatgttGGCGCCATTTTGTTGACAGGTTTCTGTCACGCCTAGCCCACAGCTATTCTGTCCCAACAAAACActcagaggtctacattaatcataaactggttggcctatttgctcaggcttcttattaactctctaaacttatattagccaattattcttgtctgtgttagccatgtggcttgctaccttttgtcagcgaggcattctcatcttgcttcctctgtgtctggatgacaaatGCAatctgactctttcctcttcccagaattctcctgttctcatcacccctcctatactttctgcctgactactggccaatcagtgttttattaaaaaccatacaagtgacagggtacaagaccattgtcccacagcacatatTGGCCATTAGGCATATATAACATGCCCTTcaacaaagaaatttattttataaaaagtgTAGTGAgcaaaaacagaagccaaaacTGCTGGGCCCATAGTAACCTGCCTATAAAGAACCCTATTCTCCTAGGGCTCAGATTTTAATGTGGGAAACAAGCAGTATGCAGATATAAAGCAGTAGGAAATAGTATGCTCAAGCTGTGTATGAGAGGACATGCAGGGAGTTTGGACCTTGAGGAACCACTTCAGAGTTCAGTCCTGTAAGAAGTGAAAATGGTACTTCTACGGTAAACTGGATTAGGTAGGGAGATAGTGGTCATGTTGTTGATGGTGTTAGCTAGGGTCatgaacagattttattttgaattcctcaaaattgtttttagaagagaaaatgctTTCATTGTATGGTTTTGCCAAGGATATTGCTAGTACTGGGTTTGGGTTTTACTCTTTTTTTAGGTTTATGAATGGCAATGTTTTGCCTTCTTGTAtgtggcacatgcatgcctggtgccctcagaggtcataagaaggcatcagatgccctggacctatgattacagatggttgtgatctaccatgtaggtgctgggaatccagtCTGGGTACTCTGTGAGAgcacaaatgctcttaactactgagccatctccccagccctgagttTTGGTTGTTTCAGTGGGAACAACAATGCTGCACCTAGATCCTTCTTGTTTTGGAGATCTAAAGTCTCAATAATACATACTTAGATGTTAAACTGACATAGTATTTTGGGATAAATCCGGTCTGTTGTGATGTGGcctacatatacacagtatacaTAGTAAGAATAAATTTACTGATATTGTATGGCATATTCATCTAGGtttataaatgaaattttcctgaaaaatttcATATTCAtcttatttaagattttttaaaaaaaatccttgggctggagagatggcttaggggttaagagcacttccagaggtcctgagttcaattcccagcaaccacatggtggctcacaaccatctgtaatgagatctggtgccctcttctggcctgcaggcatacatgcagatagaatactgtatacataataaataaataaatcttaaaaaaaatcctgttatTACCATCTTATACAAAGTTGGTCTTCCTGattcttatttttatctatataAGTAAAAAGCTGGAATTCTACTTACAGTAGTGAGCAGACTGCTTAGAATAACTGCATGAGACTTAGGTATTGTGGGTACATGGTTGTACTCAGACACCGTCCCTCATTCTCCTTTGCCTGAGTGTGTCATGGCTGAGGTCTCACTATATGGACATCTGTTTTGTTGATGTCCTCTGCTTTTCCTCAGGTCCTGGTATTGCTGACCTTTCTTGGGTCCTTGTTATCCTAACCATCTCTGCTGAGTTCTTGGCTAGACACAGTTGCATTTTTGTGGAGGCCTGGGAAGATGTTGCCTTTGGAGAGGGCACTGGCCTCTCCAAGaagctccccaccccacccagaaCCACCTACTGTGCGGCCAGAAGTTAGATCCCAACAGGAAGTGCCCAGTCAGCAGGAGGAACCCAACCAGGGGGAAGTAGTCATTAAGCAACAAGAACCTAGCCAGCAGGAGGAACCCAGGAGGCAGGATGAACCCATCCAGGAAGAAGAACCCAACCAGGAAGAAGAACCCATCCAGGTGCTGGAATCTAGTCAGAGAGATGAGCCCAACCAGGGAGAAGAATCCAGTCAGCAGGATAATCCTCTCAATCAGAGGGAAGAACTCAGTGAACAACAAGAACACAGCCAGCGGGATGATCCTAGTCAGGAGGAAGAACCTGGccagaaggatgtacctatgcaACAAGAAGAACCTATGCAGCAGGATGAGCCTCACCAGTGGGAAGAACCCATGCAGCAGGAGGAGCCCATGCAGGAGGAGGAGCCCATGCAGCAGGAGGAGCCCATGCAGCAGGACAAAACCATCCAACAAGAGCCAGTTGAGCAGGATAAGTCCACCCCACAGGAAGAACTCATCCAGCAGGAAGAACTCATCCAGCAGGAGGAATTTATTCAGCAGGAGGAACCTATCCAACAGGAAGCCTTCATTCAGTACGAAGAACCCATTCAAGATGCTTCCATCCAACAGGAACTCATCCACCAGGAAGAGTCCACTCAGCAGGATAAGTCCATCCAAAAGGAAGAATTCATTCAGCTAGAGAAGCCCATCCAGCAGCTAGGGTTCAGCAAACAGGAGGAACCCAGCCAACAGAAAGAGCCTAGCCAGAAGGATCAACCCAACCAACAGGAAGAACCCATCCAGCAGGAAGAACCCAGCCAGCAGGAAGAACCCAGCCAAGAGGAAGAACCCAGCCAACAGGAAGAACCCAGCCAAGAGGAAGAACCCAGCCAACAGGAAGAACCCAGCCAACAGAAAGAACCCAGCCAACAGGAAGAACCCAGCCAACAGAAAGAACCCAGCCAACAGGAAGAACCCAGCCAACAGGAAGAACCCAGCCAGCAGGAAGAACCCAGCCAACAGGAAGAACCTAACCAGCTGGAAGAACCCAGCCAACAGAAAGAACCCAGCCAACAGGAAGAACCCAGCCAGCAGGAAGAACCCAGCCAACAGGAAGAAACTAACCAGCTGGAAGAACCCAGGCAACAGAAAGAACCTAACCAGCTGGAAGaatccaggcaacaggaagaaccTAACCAGCTGGAAGaacccaggcaacaggaagaactCAGCCAACAGGAAGAACCTAACCAGCTGGAAGaacccaggcaacaggaagaactCAGCCAACAGGAAGAACCTAACCAGCTGGAAGAACCCAGGCAACAGAAAGAACCTAACCAGCTGGAAGaacccaggcaacaggaagagccTAGTCAAAAGGATCAACCTAACCAACAGGAGGAATCCAGCCAACAGGAAAAGCCTGCCcagcagaaggaaacagaaaccagcaCTGAAAGATCTGCTGCTGACCTGGAGTTTTCCCGCCTACGCTTTCGGGAGTTTGTCTACCAGGAGGCAGCTGGACCTCACCAGACTCTGGCCCAGCTTCATGAGCTATGCCGCCAGTGGCTGCGGCCTGAGGCCTGCTCCAAAGAGCAGATCCTGGAGCTGCTGGTTCTGGAGCAGTTTCTGGGCATCTTGCCAGACAGGGTTCGTCCCTGGGTGGTAGCCCAGTATCCTGAGAACTGCGAGGAGGCTGCCTCCCTGGTGGAGGGTCTCTCTGACATCCTGGAGGAGCCAGGTGAGGCTGCCACCCCAGAAGAAAGCATGCCTTAGAGGAGACGGGCAGGAGGTCCTGGAAGGACTGGAATCTGCAACATAGAGTTCAGACCCCAGCCGTGGCATTCCTGAGAGTGTAGTCACCCCATGTGTTAAGGGGCACAGAAACAACCATCCCTGAGCTGGTAAGGGAGCTCCTCAGTCTCCAGGGATCCAAGCCCCCACATCTCTGCCCAGTGGCATCTCCATCAGGCTTACCTCATGGACTAGGACAGctgccttgggttcctgccctcACATTTGCTTTCCAGATGTTAGGAAGGAGGAGAAATGGAGGGCAATCAAAGGCAGGTACCAGGCTCTTAAAAACTAGGTAAATATTCTGGGTGCATTGCTAGCTGGGGGTTTCCTCCATGTCTAAGGGTGGGGCCTGAGAGATGGGTGGTGATGATGTCTGGGAGCCTAGGGGCTTGGGTCATACCTTGGGTCCATACCTGGTCCATTGAGGATTTGCTGTGTGGTTGTTAGCATGTGTCTCAACCTATTGGAGTCACTATTGCCTTGATTGTACACAGGAATGATGTTGTGTTCCCCAGGTGGGCCATCATCTTCATTCAGCGAGGGAGACTATAAGAGGTGTCCTGAGCCCCTGCTGCTACCACGTGGGTTGTTGGGTCCCAGCAGAGACCTAAGACCTAGGGACATCCTTGTACGCCGTGATACGTGTAAGTAGCAGCATTTCTCTAGCCTCATCTGGCTTTCATTAAGGAGACAGATGGAGGTCTGTGGTTGGGAAAGGGAGGATGTGGTGAGGTGCCATGAAAACCAGGGAGAGGTCAGGTAGCAAGGCATGGATGTGTACTGTAGTTGGGACTTGTTTCTGTAGGTCATTGTGTATGTTAgatgtgttattttttattttttgctcaaCTTGTCATGCAAATTTTGTCAGCCTTACATGGTTATTAACCAAGAAATAATTTCATTGTAGATATATTTCAATGTCAGCATAGGAGTGTGCCCATTAGCAGCATAAGGTTCTGGGTTAAAACCTCAGTACTGCCAAAAAAGTTTTCTTTGTCCTTACCCCATCCTGGAGGATGGCCTTTCATCTCTTTctccatatacacatgtataccaaAGGTCTATAGGACCATGGTGTACTTGCGCcctcacatttttgtttttattgagctatatatttttctctacttctctctcttcctgacccctctacttctaccctctcccatgatccctgcgctcccagtttactcaggagatcttgtctttttctacttcctatattGATTAGTTGTGCCCTCATATTTGTTACTCAAATAGGGCAGCTGTGGTCAAAGTTTTGGCTCCTCACTTCTCGGCATTCCACATACTCAGCCTCTCCATTTTGCTTTTCAGAAATGGGCTGCAACATCATGCCTTACTGTAGGCACTCTAACGTGAGTGGTATGGTTTTCTTACAACCTCTGGATGGAGGGCATATACACTTTAACCATGCAGTTATCCATAACCTTTGTGATACATTTAAAGCCAGCATAGTTGCCCTGGGTGTCTAACATTTTCTACCAATCTAGTTGGCACAAAAAAGTTCTTCATGAATTGAATTGCTTCAgtggtggcctcaaacttagagatcttcctgcctctgcctcccgagtactagaattaaaggcatgcaccgccatcTGACTGTCttcatgtttctttatttttgtgtccATGTTGCTCTGTCAGTCGCAGACAAATGTAGTGTTCACTGAGCTTTGGGACCTGTGATATGTACAGGAGGAAGCCTTTCTACATTTGTCCCGGGGCCTGTGTGGGAGGCAGTGGGATATGCTTATTTTGGAGACACAGCCACTGAGAACTTGTCCCCTTAGCTCCTCTTCTTCCAGCCTGGCCTACTCTGGAATCTGTACACCTGGATGAAAAACatttagagggagaaaagaatgAAGAGGCCAACTCTGTCACAGCTGAGCCAAAGGTGAGTAAAGGAGCCATTGCTGCCCTGGGAGGCTGATCTTGTCCAGCCACACACATGGTCTTTCCCTTCTGACTGTTGCTCCTTCTCTCAATATTAATGCTCTGTCATAGCAAAGGATTATGGACCCAAACATCTATAATGCTACTGCTAAGAAAGCTGTCCTTGTGGAAACTCAAGGATAGAACCTAAGGAAGGGCATTGCTTCAGTATAACGTGGGGTGGGTCAGAGCTGCTGTTTTAGAAGCTGTTACCATTTCCACAGGAGTCTCTACAGTCAGAATGGGACAACCTGGACCCCACAGAAGATAACGTGACCAGTTACAGCAAGCTGCTCCTGTTGGGTGAGACTTACCTCCCACTGACTCACGTTCTGTCCTGCATCCTTTTCTAGAAGTGTTGGCATGGAAGATTCTGACTGTCCCAGGAACTGTAGTTGAATCACCAAGGGTGATTTAAATGTTTGGAGCTGAACATGTTTTAAGTGTCTTTGAACTAGGATTTGTTTGCCAAGTTCTCCACTTGTCTTGGTCTATACTTTTAAGTTCTCTCTGGGCTCTAGGGCTTTGTTTGCAGCCTTGGCCTGTGAGAAATGAAGTGTCTGGATTCGGAAAGGCCTCCTGACTCCAATCCTCTAAGCACTCCCACTTTGTTGATGCAGAGCAGGGCCTGGGGAATGATCTTTTACTGAAGCTCTTTGCAGGGACGCTCGTATCTAGACTCCGGAGGTCTTTATTATAGTTCTAATTctgtattttagttttttgtaCTGGGGATTGACCCAAGATCTCACAAATGACAAGATCTCACAGCTGACTAGAGGGCAGCTttgatggtggtggagggggaCAGGACGGGACAGGGGAATGGACAGGAATtgtcctaatgcagagaaaaaggtagttGCAGTCTGGGTCCCAGAGACCCAATAGGGCATGAAGCCTCTTAGCTTTCTCATGATTCCTTTACTTCTCTCTAAACCTCAGGGTGTCAGTTTTTCCAGGCTGGTCCATCCTCCACGCTGGAGACAAAACCAGAGGAATGTTGTGTGGCAGAAGAACTACCAGGAGGCAGCCTCCCAGGTGAGGTTGAGTTAGGTGGTGATAGATGTGAGCCTGGTGGGGGTCTAGAGGGTACAAGTCTCTTTTACAGCTGATGGGGCTCCTCACATTTCCATTAGCCTCAGCAGATACACTAGCTTTGACTGTCTTCATTTTCCTGTCCATTGTGTGGGGACAGAATGCCATTGCATTATTTCTTGCTGCATAGTGAGCTCCTCTAAAACATGTTACCCAAAAGACTACACATTTGTGATCTGTCAGCTGGCTGAGCTTAACTTTGTGGCCCCTCTACTTTTTTTTGGTGGTTCTGAAGGCACACATAAAGCCACCATCATTTAGAGGCTCGAATCCAGGAATGGTTTCCCATACACTGCCTGGATGACAAAGGCTCTCAGTGGAGATGAGTTGACACTGTGGACCTGTTCCCCCGCCCATTACCTCTCCAAAGGCCTGGCTTTGGTTTTCTCATAGATACTGCTGGGTTTCATTGGGAGAATCCCAGAGGGTAAGCACGTATCACACCTCTGCATGTTTTGTGTGCATACTACTGTTCCATTGGCCACGGATGACTTCAGGGCCAAGCCAGAGACTTTGGTTCATTGAAGGCCATGGATATAACTGGATGGCTTACCAAGACTCCTTTGGTCCTTACTAGTGACAGACATGTCCCCTGGACCCTCTCATAGTTCTTTGCACCTTCCATTGCCAAGTCACCTCAGCCAGAAAGGCTGCTTCAGATCTGAATCCACCACAGCAGGAAGCAGGCTCCTCCTCATCTTTCAAACTTCTGACCAGAATAGACTAGAGTTACATGACCACCTTAACCTCTAAACACACTAGGTGTGATGGTCAGCAGTGAGCTCTGCAGACATTCAAACTGTTAATGAAGGGCATGCAGACTGGGAGGGGTCCTGTGAGGCCTGCGGTACTGCACTCAGCTGTTGTAAAGGGGTTAGGCTGTGCCTGCTATTGTTCTTATCTGATGCCCTTTGGGCATCacactttgttttcttgatttctgcCTCAGAGCCTGGGAAGTAGGACTGCTCACATTTTGACTTTATTTCAGACAGTACGGGGCAgcaggaaagcaaaggaaatatGTGTGAGGAAGTCTCCATGGGGGAGACACTGATGGAGAGGCTTTCAGGGGATGTTCCTGTTAGTCCTTCGATAGACACTGCCCAGGAGGAGCAGCAACCTCAGAAGGCTCTGGATGGTGAGGATGAGGATTCAAGTCCTGCCAGTCCCCAGAGGCAATCAGTCATCCAGCAGTCAGCCCAGGACAAGGCTACACCACATAAAGGCACTGGGACAAAGAGGCCTCATCCAGATGACGAGGACGAAGAGGACCCTGAGTGTCCATCCAGCACCAGCAGCTACAAGCTGCCATTTGATGCAGGGAAGGGGCTCCATGTGGGTGGCCGTGATTCTGGGCAGGACCCAGGAACTTCTGCTGTGCGATGCCCTGCAGTTGATGAGTTTCATGCATCCCAAGGGAACCCCTATACATGTAGTGAATGTGGCGAGGCCTTTGCATGGATCTCGAACCTTATAGAGCATCACAAGAGCCACAGCACTGAGACATGCTATGTAAGCCAGGACTGCTAGGACCCCTTCCAGTTCAGCATGGCTGTGGTCAAGCACCAGAAGAGtcacatacaaaaaaagaaaagccacgcTCAGTGCCCATCTCTGCCACAAGCAAAGCCACTGGTGAGAGGATTGACAGCTCCTAGTGTGTGGGTAGTTTTCCCTGTACAACCTGAGGTGTCAGATGAGGAACTCTGCTATGAGTATCCCATGACATGACAGTTGTATGTAGCATGAGTGTTCTTAAGGCGCATGTGTGGTGGTGGCTT is from Microtus pennsylvanicus isolate mMicPen1 chromosome 1, mMicPen1.hap1, whole genome shotgun sequence and encodes:
- the Zscan18 gene encoding zinc finger and SCAN domain-containing protein 18 isoform X1, which gives rise to MLPLERALASPRSSPPHPEPPTVRPEVRSQQEVPSQQEEPNQGEVVIKQQEPSQQEEPRRQDEPIQEEEPNQEEEPIQVLESSQRDEPNQGEESSQQDNPLNQREELSEQQEHSQRDDPSQEEEPGQKDVPMQQEEPMQQDEPHQWEEPMQQEEPMQEEEPMQQEEPMQQDKTIQQEPVEQDKSTPQEELIQQEELIQQEEFIQQEEPIQQEAFIQYEEPIQDASIQQELIHQEESTQQDKSIQKEEFIQLEKPIQQLGFSKQEEPSQQKEPSQKDQPNQQEEPIQQEEPSQQEEPSQEEEPSQQEEPSQEEEPSQQEEPSQQKEPSQQEEPSQQKEPSQQEEPSQQEEPSQQEEPSQQEEPNQLEEPSQQKEPSQQEEPSQQEEPSQQEETNQLEEPRQQKEPNQLEESRQQEEPNQLEEPRQQEELSQQEEPNQLEEPRQQEELSQQEEPNQLEEPRQQKEPNQLEEPRQQEEPSQKDQPNQQEESSQQEKPAQQKETETSTERSAADLEFSRLRFREFVYQEAAGPHQTLAQLHELCRQWLRPEACSKEQILELLVLEQFLGILPDRVRPWVVAQYPENCEEAASLVEGLSDILEEPGMMLCSPGGPSSSFSEGDYKRCPEPLLLPRGLLGPSRDLRPRDILVRRDTSPLLPAWPTLESVHLDEKHLEGEKNEEANSVTAEPKESLQSEWDNLDPTEDNVTSYSKLLLLGCQFFQAGPSSTLETKPEECCVAEELPGGSLPDSTGQQESKGNMCEEVSMGETLMERLSGDVPVSPSIDTAQEEQQPQKALDGEDEDSSPASPQRQSVIQQSAQDKATPHKGTGTKRPHPDDEDEEDPECPSSTSSYKLPFDAGKGLHVGGRDSGQDPGTSAVRCPAVDEFHASQGNPYTCSECGEAFAWISNLIEHHKSHSTETCYVSQDC
- the Zscan18 gene encoding zinc finger and SCAN domain-containing protein 18 isoform X3; the encoded protein is MLPLERALASPRSSPPHPEPPTVRPEVRSQQEVPSQQEEPNQGEVVIKQQEPSQQEEPRRQDEPIQEEEPNQEEEPIQVLESSQRDEPNQGEESSQQDNPLNQREELSEQQEHSQRDDPSQEEEPGQKDVPMQQEEPMQQDEPHQWEEPMQQEEPMQEEEPMQQEEPMQQDKTIQQEPVEQDKSTPQEELIQQEELIQQEEFIQQEEPIQQEAFIQYEEPIQDASIQQELIHQEESTQQDKSIQKEEFIQLEKPIQQLGFSKQEEPSQQKEPSQKDQPNQQEEPIQQEEPSQQEEPSQEEEPSQQEEPSQEEEPSQQEEPSQQKEPSQQEEPSQQKEPSQQEEPSQQEEPSQQEEPSQQEEPNQLEEPSQQKEPSQQEEPSQQEEPSQQEETNQLEEPRQQKEPNQLEESRQQEEPNQLEEPRQQEELSQQEEPNQLEEPRQQEELSQQEEPNQLEEPRQQKEPNQLEEPRQQEEPSQKDQPNQQEESSQQEKPAQQKETETSTERSAADLEFSRLRFREFVYQEAAGPHQTLAQLHELCRQWLRPEACSKEQILELLVLEQFLGILPDRVRPWVVAQYPENCEEAASLVEGLSDILEEPGGPSSSFSEGDYKRCPEPLLLPRGLLGPSRDLRPRDILVRRDTSPLLPAWPTLESVHLDEKHLEGEKNEEANSVTAEPKESLQSEWDNLDPTEDNVTSYSKLLLLGCQFFQAGPSSTLETKPEECCVAEELPGGSLPDSTGQQESKGNMCEEVSMGETLMERLSGDVPVSPSIDTAQEEQQPQKALDGEDEDSSPASPQRQSVIQQSAQDKATPHKGTGTKRPHPDDEDEEDPECPSSTSSYKLPFDAGKGLHVGGRDSGQDPGTSAVRCPAVDEFHASQGNPYTCSECGEAFAWISNLIEHHKSHSTETCYVSQDC